In one Mycobacterium sp. NBC_00419 genomic region, the following are encoded:
- a CDS encoding acyl-CoA dehydrogenase family protein produces MKALTGGVFGTSHSTDDFAELRQLAEDIGGRSFDERIGHRSLPDAFDFTAWRHLEDAGLTRLTSDAESGGGPAELALTLRALARHAVTVPLAETDVLAGWLAGVAGVEVPATGPLTLALGEADSPSVTGVPYARDAAAVVFALRDGDRLQVAAAAPAGLAITSGYNLGGEPRDAVAVPDGGFVTVEGAATQLQRRGAWARCIQSLGALDAAVEYSAAHTREREQFGRPLSAFQSVQHTLASMAGEVERARAAAELAVAAAAVHGFDSTQADYAVTVAKVVLGRVVPTVTTAAHQLHGAIGVTIEHRLWLATMRARSWIDEFGDTAGYATRLGRMALTAARQGDPWDVAVGAAAG; encoded by the coding sequence ATGAAGGCTCTGACCGGCGGGGTATTCGGAACGTCGCACAGCACAGACGATTTCGCCGAGCTGCGACAGCTCGCCGAGGACATCGGCGGGCGCAGCTTCGACGAGCGGATCGGCCACCGCTCGCTGCCTGACGCATTCGACTTCACCGCATGGCGCCACCTCGAGGACGCCGGGCTGACGCGTTTGACCAGTGATGCCGAATCAGGCGGCGGGCCAGCCGAACTGGCGCTGACGCTACGTGCATTGGCACGGCACGCGGTGACCGTTCCGCTGGCCGAGACCGACGTGCTGGCAGGCTGGCTGGCCGGTGTGGCCGGTGTGGAAGTCCCCGCAACCGGGCCACTGACGCTCGCACTCGGCGAGGCGGACTCCCCGAGCGTGACCGGTGTGCCGTATGCACGCGACGCCGCCGCGGTGGTGTTCGCGTTGCGCGACGGCGATCGGCTGCAGGTGGCGGCGGCGGCTCCGGCCGGTCTCGCGATCACTAGCGGCTACAACCTCGGCGGTGAACCCCGCGACGCCGTCGCGGTACCCGACGGGGGGTTCGTGACAGTCGAGGGCGCCGCCACCCAGTTGCAGCGTCGCGGCGCGTGGGCGCGCTGCATTCAGTCCCTCGGCGCGCTCGACGCGGCCGTCGAGTACTCGGCGGCCCATACCCGCGAGCGCGAACAATTCGGCCGTCCGCTCAGCGCGTTCCAGTCGGTGCAACACACGCTGGCCTCGATGGCCGGTGAGGTCGAACGAGCCCGTGCCGCAGCCGAACTCGCGGTTGCGGCCGCCGCCGTGCACGGCTTCGACAGCACGCAGGCCGACTACGCCGTCACGGTGGCCAAGGTGGTGCTCGGCCGGGTCGTACCGACCGTCACCACCGCGGCTCACCAGCTGCACGGCGCGATCGGCGTGACGATCGAGCACCGGCTGTGGCTGGCGACCATGCGGGCACGCAGCTGGATCGACGAGTTCGGCGACACCGCCGGCTATGCCACCCGGCTCGGGCGGATGGCGCTGACCGCCGCGCGCCAGGGAGACCCGTGGGACGTGGCGGTCGGCGCCGCCGCGGGTTAG
- a CDS encoding acyl-CoA dehydrogenase family protein, whose translation MTDDFAALCANEPELAELRASVRAFLAADQTEFGWESSVDTWLSSWDEPFSARLGEAGFLGLTIPVEYGGRGLSHLHRYVVTEELLAAGAPVAAHWIADRQVAPGLLAYGSEEQRQRSLPKIAAGRLFSAIGMSEPQAGSDLAASAAKAVRTDGGWVLSGTKVWTSGAHLAHQIVVLARTSAVDPGRRHAGFSQFIVPTDLAGITISPIVMMSGEHHFNEVTFDEVFIDDDNLLGEVGNGWHQVTAELSFERSGPERILSTAPLLTALIRALATQDDIDDHSAAAVGDLVARLISLRQLSVSVARELSDGRSPVNEAALVKDLGTRFEQESVELAADLFSYIATEAPGRDRVAALLAVARLHSPLFTLRGGTNEVLRGVVARGMGLR comes from the coding sequence ATGACCGACGACTTCGCCGCGCTGTGCGCCAACGAACCCGAACTCGCCGAGCTTCGCGCGTCGGTGCGGGCGTTCCTGGCCGCGGATCAAACCGAATTCGGCTGGGAATCTTCGGTAGACACCTGGTTGTCGAGCTGGGACGAACCGTTCAGTGCCCGGCTCGGTGAAGCCGGCTTCCTGGGGTTGACCATCCCCGTTGAGTACGGCGGGCGGGGCCTGAGCCATCTGCACCGCTACGTGGTGACCGAAGAGCTGCTGGCCGCGGGCGCCCCGGTGGCCGCGCACTGGATCGCCGACCGGCAGGTGGCACCCGGACTGCTGGCATACGGTTCGGAAGAACAGCGCCAACGGTCGCTACCGAAAATCGCTGCGGGACGATTATTTTCGGCGATCGGGATGAGTGAGCCGCAGGCCGGCTCCGACCTGGCGGCGTCAGCGGCGAAGGCGGTACGCACCGACGGCGGCTGGGTGCTGTCGGGGACCAAGGTGTGGACCAGTGGCGCGCATCTGGCACACCAGATCGTGGTGCTGGCCCGCACCAGTGCGGTCGACCCCGGCCGGCGGCACGCGGGATTCAGCCAGTTCATCGTGCCGACGGACCTGGCGGGGATCACCATCAGCCCCATCGTGATGATGTCGGGTGAGCACCACTTCAACGAAGTCACCTTCGACGAGGTGTTCATCGACGACGACAACCTGCTCGGCGAGGTGGGCAACGGCTGGCACCAGGTGACTGCGGAGCTGTCGTTCGAGCGCAGCGGCCCCGAACGCATCCTGAGCACAGCCCCGCTGTTGACCGCATTGATCCGGGCCCTGGCCACCCAGGACGATATCGACGATCACAGCGCAGCAGCAGTCGGAGACCTTGTGGCACGGCTCATTTCGCTACGGCAACTGTCGGTGTCGGTGGCGCGCGAACTCTCCGACGGCCGCTCCCCGGTCAACGAGGCCGCGCTGGTGAAGGATCTGGGCACCCGCTTCGAACAGGAGTCGGTGGAGTTGGCCGCCGACCTGTTCTCCTATATCGCCACCGAGGCGCCCGGCCGCGACCGGGTGGCTGCACTGCTGGCGGTGGCACGCCTGCATTCACCGCTGTTCACGCTGCGCGGCGGCACCAACGAGGTCCTGCGTGGCGTGGTGGCCCGAGGAATGGGGTTGAGGTGA
- a CDS encoding PaaI family thioesterase — protein MTSDPHIDGQDPETPESVLTRFAITTLEEDLADATVVASMPVGGMFNPFTGHPTIGALAILVDDVGGRANFYRRSAGQWTVSSELAVELSPDGIDSILANPHEPVVASSRPLGPHGATLLAICTLTHGGTTIGGGTVRTVAISGGPDGPLPRGSDPLTRTPETSLADLMSVHRLPVDGDTFTLAQRPDSIINNLIGIIHGGVSSTGLELVASAAINHGQDEPLRTASLRVNFVRPLFAGERSRYEGRAVRVGRNSAIGDAVAIGDDGKTAIMARVTGYR, from the coding sequence ATGACGTCTGACCCGCATATCGACGGGCAGGACCCGGAAACCCCGGAGAGCGTCCTGACCCGCTTCGCCATCACCACGCTCGAGGAAGATCTCGCCGACGCCACGGTGGTCGCGTCGATGCCGGTGGGTGGCATGTTCAACCCGTTCACCGGCCACCCGACGATCGGTGCGCTGGCGATCCTGGTCGACGACGTCGGCGGCCGCGCCAACTTCTACCGCCGCAGTGCCGGCCAATGGACCGTGTCCAGCGAGCTCGCCGTCGAGCTCAGCCCGGACGGCATCGACAGCATCCTGGCCAACCCGCACGAGCCGGTGGTGGCCAGTAGCCGGCCGCTGGGCCCGCACGGCGCCACCCTGCTGGCGATCTGCACGCTGACCCACGGCGGCACCACCATCGGCGGTGGCACGGTGCGCACCGTCGCGATCAGCGGCGGCCCCGACGGGCCGCTGCCCCGGGGGTCGGATCCGCTCACGCGCACCCCGGAGACATCGCTGGCCGACCTGATGTCCGTGCATCGGCTGCCCGTCGACGGCGACACCTTCACGCTGGCCCAGCGTCCGGACTCCATCATCAACAACTTGATCGGCATCATCCACGGCGGCGTCAGCAGCACCGGGCTGGAACTGGTCGCCTCCGCGGCGATCAACCACGGCCAGGACGAACCGCTGCGCACCGCATCGCTGCGGGTGAACTTCGTGCGCCCGTTGTTCGCAGGCGAGCGCTCCCGATACGAGGGCAGGGCGGTGCGGGTGGGCCGTAACTCCGCGATCGGCGACGCCGTGGCGATCGGCGACGACGGCAAGACCGCCATCATGGCCCGCGTCACTGGATACCGTTGA
- a CDS encoding dihydrofolate reductase family protein: MATLYFTASSLDGYIVDDHGSLDWLTSRDIDIDGPFGYRAFEAGIGSLVMGSATYEWLVANQPGPWMYSQPTWVLTHRPDIVADDHPVRVFSGAPTDLHPQLVEAAGDKDVWVVGGGDVAAQFVAAGLVDELIVSYAPCSLGAGAPVLPVASEWTLIETGVNGDFVCARWSFRH; encoded by the coding sequence ATGGCCACCCTCTACTTCACCGCATCGAGCCTGGACGGCTACATCGTCGACGATCACGGCAGTCTGGATTGGCTGACCTCCCGCGACATCGACATCGACGGACCGTTCGGCTATCGGGCGTTCGAGGCCGGGATCGGATCGCTGGTGATGGGGTCGGCGACCTACGAGTGGCTGGTGGCCAATCAGCCCGGCCCGTGGATGTACAGCCAACCGACGTGGGTGCTCACCCACCGTCCGGATATCGTCGCTGACGACCACCCCGTGCGTGTGTTCAGCGGTGCGCCAACCGATCTGCATCCTCAGCTGGTGGAAGCCGCCGGCGACAAGGATGTCTGGGTGGTCGGTGGTGGCGACGTTGCCGCACAGTTCGTCGCTGCCGGACTCGTCGACGAGCTGATCGTGTCCTACGCGCCCTGCAGCCTGGGAGCCGGGGCGCCGGTGCTGCCGGTTGCTTCGGAGTGGACGCTGATCGAGACCGGTGTCAACGGCGACTTCGTCTGTGCGCGTTGGAGTTTCAGGCATTGA
- a CDS encoding TetR/AcrR family transcriptional regulator — protein MAPKAPADTVRRTRGSTRTKMLISAAEVLRERGAAGVTIDEVLARSGAPRGSVYHHFPEGRSQILREALDYAGDAITASIDEAAGKNSTVLLRRFVQLWEDALTASDYSAGCPVLAAAVGSGEDEQQLTAVAGDIFSRWREASKQAYIREGFDDAEAASLADTTISAMEGAVVLCRSVRSLEPLHEVAGQLDFLIKAKEFVTKFGMPNLNA, from the coding sequence ATGGCCCCCAAGGCACCTGCTGACACCGTCCGCCGAACCCGGGGTTCGACGCGGACCAAGATGCTGATCAGCGCCGCGGAGGTACTGCGCGAGCGCGGGGCCGCCGGGGTCACGATCGACGAGGTGCTGGCCCGCAGCGGCGCGCCCCGCGGGTCGGTCTACCACCACTTCCCGGAGGGCCGCAGCCAGATCCTGCGCGAGGCGCTGGACTACGCCGGCGACGCGATCACCGCCAGCATCGACGAAGCGGCCGGGAAGAACTCGACCGTACTGCTGCGTCGCTTCGTCCAGCTCTGGGAAGACGCCCTGACCGCCAGCGACTACTCCGCCGGATGTCCCGTGCTGGCGGCCGCGGTCGGCTCGGGCGAGGACGAACAGCAGCTCACCGCCGTGGCCGGCGACATCTTCAGCCGGTGGCGCGAAGCCTCCAAGCAGGCCTACATAAGGGAAGGCTTCGACGACGCCGAAGCCGCTTCCCTGGCCGACACCACGATCTCCGCCATGGAGGGCGCGGTGGTGTTATGCCGCTCGGTACGCAGTCTCGAACCGCTGCACGAAGTCGCCGGTCAGCTCGATTTCCTCATCAAGGCAAAGGAATTCGTGACGAAGTTCGGTATGCCCAACCTCAATGCCTGA